In one Oryza glaberrima chromosome 2, OglaRS2, whole genome shotgun sequence genomic region, the following are encoded:
- the LOC127763552 gene encoding auxin-responsive protein SAUR71-like: MKAKRLLKRLSRVADDSPAAAAYQQLRPKQAAAAAGGKVPQGHVPVCVGEEGGPVERFAVRAELLGSPAFAALLRRAAQEYGYGHPGALRIPCPVADFRRLLLRLSAAAAADDEGEYPSSYDC; the protein is encoded by the coding sequence atgaaggccaagcgcctcctcAAGCGGCTCTCCCGCGTCGCCGACgactcccccgccgccgcggcgtaccAGCAGCTCCGGCcgaagcaggcggcggcggcggcgggggggaaGGTGCCGCAGGGGCACGTGCCGGTGTgcgtcggcgaggagggcggGCCGGTGGAGAGGTTCGCGGTGAGGGCGGAGCTCCTCGGGAGCCCGGCGTtcgcggcgctgctccggcgGGCGGCGCAGGAGTACGGGTACGGCCACCCCGGCGCGCTCCGCATCCCCTGCCCCGTCGCCGacttccgccgcctcctcctccgcctctccgccgccgccgccgccgacgacgaaggCGAATACCCCTCCTCCTACGACTGctag
- the LOC127762309 gene encoding cullin-associated NEDD8-dissociated protein 1 → MANMNITTILEKMTGKDKDYRYMATSDLLSELNKEGFKADQDIEPKLTTTVLQQLEDASGDVSGLAVKCLAPLVKKVGEDRVVEMTNILCDKLLNGKDQHRDTASIALKTIIVEVTTTSLAEKILVSLAPQLIKGATAGKSAEVKCECLDILGDVLHRFGNLITKDHDSMLTALLSQLSSNQASVRKKSISCIASLAACLSDDLLAKATFEVVQLLKNRSAKSEIARTNIQMIGALSRSVGYRFGPHLAEAVPLLINYCTSASENDEELREYSLQALESFMLRCPRDISPYCEGILNLALEYISYDPNFTDSMEEDTDDEAQDEEDDDESANEYTDDEDASWKVRRASAKCLSAIIVSRPEMLSKMYLEACPKLIERFREREENVKMDIFNTFIELLRQTGNMTKGQGDIDESSPRWLLKQEVPKVVKSINRQLREKSIKTKVGAFSVLKELVVVLPDCLADHIGSLVPGIEKALNDKSSTSNLKIEALVFTRLVMASHSPAVFHPYIQALSGPILSAIGDRYYKVTAEALRVCGELVRVLRPNFEARTLDYRPYIGPIYKAILARLANQDQDQEVKECAISCMSLVVFTFGDGLQRELPACLPILVDRMGNEITRLTAVKAFAVIAKSPLRIDLSCVLDHVISELTAFLRKANRALRQATLGTLNSLVVAYGGQIGSSSYETIIAELSTLISDMDLHMTALALELCCTIMVDRKSIQNVGLAVRYKVLPQALILIRSALLQGQALQALQRFFASLVQSANTSFDTLLDSLISTAKPSQSGGLAKQALSSIAQCVAVLCLAAGDQKCASTIEMLKGILKDDSATNSAKQHMALLCLGEIGRRKDLSNHAQIENIVIESFQSPFEEIKSAASYALGNIAVGNLSKYLPFILNQIDNQQKKQYLLLHSLKEVIARQSVDHTGQSELQDSNIEKILALLFNHCESEEEGVRNVVAECLGKIALIEPRKLIPALKERTSSPAANTRATVAIAIKYSIVERPGKIDEIMYSEISTFLMLIKDSDRHVRRAAVLALSTAAHNKPNLIKGLLPELLPLLYDQTVVKQELIRTVDLGPFKHVVDDGLELRKAAFECVDTLLDSCLDQVNPSSFIVPFLLSGLGDHYDVKMPCHLILSKLADKCPSAVLAVLDSLVDPIEKTINHKPKGDAVKQEVDRNEDMIRSALRAIAALSRISGNDYSMRFKNLMNKIMASPPLADKYNSVRSE, encoded by the exons ATGGCAAACATGAACATAACCACCATCTTGGAGAAG ATGACAGGGAAAGATAAGGACTACAGATATATGGCAACTTCAGATTTGCTTAGCGAATTGAACAAAGAGGGCTTCAAAGCTGACCAAGACATCGAGCCAAAGTTGACTACTACCGTTCTTCAACAACTGGAAGATGCTTCAGGAGATGTCTCTGGTTTAGCTGTTAAATG CTTGGCTCCACTTGTCAAGAAGGTTGGTGAGGATAGGGTGGTGGAGATGACCAACATTCTTTGTGATAAGTTACTCAATGGAAAGGACCAACATCGAGACACTGCTAGTATTGCTCTGAAGACAATCATTGTGGAAGTTACGACAACATCACTTGCTGAAAAGATTTTGGTGTCTCTTGCCCCACAGCTAATCAAGGGCGCCACTGCT GGAAAAAGTGCGGAAGTGAAATGCGAGTGCCTTGATATATTGGGGGATGTACTTCATAGATTTGGCAACTTGATCACAAAAGATCATGATAGTATGCTCACTGCCTTGTTATCCCAGTTGAGCTCTAACCAAGCAAGTGTTAGGAAAAAGTCTATTTCTTGCATTG CATCACTTGCTGCATGTCTGTCTGATGATTTATTAGCCAAGGCAACTTTTGAGGTTGTCCAGTTGCTTAAAAATAGAAGTGCAAAGTCTGAAATTGCCCGAACAAATATCCAGATGATTGGCGCTCTAAG TCGCTCGGTTGGATACCGTTTTGGGCCACACCTTGCTGAAGCTGTTCCTTTGCTCATAAACTATTGTACAAGTGCATCGGAAAATGATGAAGAGCTCCGTGAATACAGCTTGCAG GCCCTCGAGAGTTTTATGCTGAGGTGTCCAAGAGATATATCTCCATATTGTGAGGGTATTTTAAATCTTGCATTGGAATATATAAGCTATGATCCAAATTTCACTGATAGCATGGAGGAGGACACTGATGATGAGGCTcaggatgaggaagatgatga TGAGAGCGCAAATGAATACACAGATGATGAGGATGCAAGCTGGAAAGTCCGGAGGGCTTCAGCAAAGTGCTTATCTGCAATTATAGTATCTCGTCCTGAAATGTTGTCTAAGATGTATCTGGAG gCTTGTCCAAAGTTAATCGAACGGTTTAGGGAAAGAGAGGAAAATGTAAAG ATGGACATCTTTAACACATTTATTGAGTTGTTACGCCAAACTGGTAACATGACAAAAGGACAAGGTGACATTGATGAGTCTAG CCCTAGATGGTTGCTGAAACAAGAAGTACCTAAGGTTGTCAAATCCATCAATAGGCAGTTGCGTGAAAAATCAATCAAGACAAAG GTTGGAGCATTCTCTGTATTGAAGGAGCTTGTTGTTGTACTGCCAGACTGTCTTGCTGATCATATTGGGTCACTTGTTCCTGGGATTGAGAAGGCTTTGAAT gATAAGTCATCTACCTCCAACCTGAAGATTGAAGCCCTTGTATTTACAAGACTTGTTATGGCTTCACATTCCCCAGCTGTGTTTCATCCATACATACAG GCCCTTTCTGGCCCAATATTGTCTGCTATTGGAGACAGATATTACAAAGTCACCGCTGAGGCTTTAAGAGTCTGCGGAGAGCTAGTTCGTGTACTTCGTCCAAATTTTGAG GCACGCACTCTAGATTACAGGCCATATATTGGTCCAATCTATAAGGCTATCTTGGCCCGCTTGGCAAATCAGGATCAGGATCAG GAAGTTAAAGAGTGTGCCATATCTTGCATGAGCCTTGTGGTATTCACGTTTGGTGATGGTCTCCAAAGGGAACTGCCGGCATGCCTTCCCATTCTTGTTGATAGAATGGGTAATGAAATAACTAGACTTACAGCAGTTAAG GCGTTTGCAGTGATTGCTAAATCACCTCTTCGCATTGATCTTTCGTGTGTCCTAGACCATGTCATTTCTGAGCTCACGGCTTTCCTTCGAAAG GCAAACAGAGCTCTAAGGCAGGCTACATTGGGAACACTAAATTCTCTTGTTGTTGCATATGGTGGTCAAATTGGATCCTCCTCTTATGAAACTATTATTGCTGAACTTTCTACGCTCATTAG TGACATGGATTTGCACATGACTGCTCTTGCGCTGGAACTTTGTTGCACGATCATGGTCGATAGAAAATCCATCCAAAATGTTGGTCTTGCAGTGAGGTACAAGGTTTTGCCCCAGGCCCTTATTTTGATCAGGAGTGCTCTCTTGCAAGGGCAGGCACTacag GCACTGCAGAGATTTTTTGCTTCACTGGTCCAGTCTGCAAATACAAGCTTTGACACTTTGTTGGATTCTCTTATTTCTACTGCTAAACCATCGCAGTCAGGTGGACTTGCCAAACAAGCATTGTCTTCCATTGCACAGTGTGTTGCTGTGTTGTGCTTAGCAGCTGGGGATCAGAAGTGTGCCTCAACTATTGAAATGCTTAAAGGCATTTTAAAAGATGACAGTGCTACTAATTCT GCTAAACAGCACATGGCCTTGTTATGTTTGGGAGAAATTGGAAGAAGGAAGGACCTCAGCAATCATGCTCAAATTGAGAATATTGTCATTGAGTCATTTCAGTCACCTTTTGAGGAGATCAAATCTGCAGCGTCATATGCTCTCGGAAACATTGCTGTTGGAAATTTATCGAAGTATTTGCCTTTTATCTTGAATCAGATTGACAACCAACAGAAGAAACAGTATCTATTGCTTCATTCACTGAAAGAG GTAATTGCACGGCAGTCTGTTGACCATACTGGCCAGAGTGAGCTCCAGGATTCAAACATTGAGAAGATTTTGGCATTGCTCTTTAATCACTGTGAAAGTGAGGAGGAAGGAGTTCGGAATGTAGTTGCAGAATGCTTAGGCAAAATTGCTCTGATTGAACCTAGGAAATTAATCCCTGCTCTAAAG gaaCGCACATCTAGTCCAGCTGCAAACACAAGAGCTACAGTTGCCATTGCTATAAAATATTCAATTGTTGAACGGCCTGGAAAAATAGATGAAATTATGTACTCCGAGATTTCTACCTTCCTGATGTTGATTAAAGACAGTGACAGG CACGTGAGGCGTGCAGCTGTGCTGGCCTTGAGTACAGCTGCCCACAACAAGCCAAATTTGATTAAGGGTCTTCTTCCTGAATTATTGCCTCTTTTGTATGACCAAACTGTTGTTAAG CAAGAATTGATCAGAACAGTTGACCTTGGGCCTTTCAAGCATGTTGTGGACGATGGTCTTGAACTCAGGAAAGCTGCCTTTGAATGTGTGGATACATTGCTGGATAGCTGTCTTGATCAAGTGAACCCATCATCATTTATCGTTCCTTTCCTCTTATCTGGTTTAGGTG ATCATTATGATGTAAAAATGCCTTGCCATCTGATTCTCTCAAAGCTAGCAGACAAGTGCCCTTCTGCTGTTCTGGCAG TTTTGGACTCATTAGTTGACCCCATTGAGAAAACTATAAATCACAAACCCAAGGGCGATGCAGTGAAGCAAGAGGTTGATCGCAATGAAGACATGATTCGAAGTGCTCTTCGAGCAATCGCTGCTCTAAGCCGCATAAG TGGTAATGATTACAGCATGAGGTTCaagaatctgatgaacaagatAATGGCCTCACCTCCGCTTGCTGACAAGTACAACTCGGTGCGCAGCGAGTAA
- the LOC127763203 gene encoding urease accessory protein F isoform X1 gives MYIFMTRKFTLFSVLKSEDLFHPPSYFFFLIMERVMECDYPASKKNKVVHPMDCEMKEEPTNAASMNQHSLWSQWQLLDSILPTGGFAHSYGLEAAMQSRMVNNPEELRSFVVQVLENTGSLLLPFVFCANKSPDAATWVKLDQLLEAMLTNEVSRKASMSQGSALLRVAASVFTEIQSLQDLRQTFLGSKIVSFHHAPIFGLICGLVGFDSETTQRAYMFVTMRDVISAATRLNLIGPLAASVLQHQVAADAERMVQKWKDRGVEEATQTSPLLDALQGCHAYMFSRLFCS, from the coding sequence ATGTACATTTTCATGACTCGAAAGTTTACTCTTTTTTCAGTACTGAAGTCTGAAGATCTGTTTCATCCAccctcctattttttttttctaataatggAACGGGTAATGGAATGTGATTACCCGGCTTCAAAGAAGAACAAAGTGGTTCATCCAATGGATTGCGAGATGAAGGAAGAGCCAACCAATGCAGCAAGCATGAATCAGCATTCTCTCTGGAGCCAGTGGCAGCTCCTGGATTCCATCCTCCCAACTGGCGGGTTCGCGCATTCGTATGGCCTTGAGGCCGCAATGCAATCCCGCATGGTGAACAACCCAGAGGAGTTGAGGTCATTTGTTGTCCAGGTCTTGGAGAACACTGGCAGCCTGTTGCTTCCATTTGTGTTCTGCGCTAACAAGTCTCCTGATGCCGCAACGTGGGTGAAGCTCGATCAGTTGCTGGAAGCTATGTTGACGAATGAAGTTAGCAGGAAGGCCTCGATGTCGCAAGGCTCGGCTCTTCTGAGAGTTGCTGCTTCTGTATTCACTGAGATTCAGTCGCTGCAGGATCTTCGACAAACATTCCTTGGTTCCAAGATTGTGTCGTTTCACCATGCACCGATATTTGGGTTGATATGCGGGCTGGTTGGATTCGACAGCGAGACAACGCAGCGTGCCTACATGTTCGTCACAATGAGGGACGTGATCTCTGCTGCGACGAGGCTCAATTTGATCGGGCCGCTAGCTGCTTCGGTTCTGCAGCACCAGGTTGCGGCAGATGCTGAAAGGATGGTGCAAAAGTGGAAGGATCGCGGTGTCGAAGAAGCAACGCAGACATCACCTCTGCTTGATGCGTTGCAGGGTTGCCATGCTTACATGTTCTCTAGGCTGTTTTGCTCCTGA
- the LOC127763203 gene encoding urease accessory protein F isoform X2, whose product MERVMECDYPASKKNKVVHPMDCEMKEEPTNAASMNQHSLWSQWQLLDSILPTGGFAHSYGLEAAMQSRMVNNPEELRSFVVQVLENTGSLLLPFVFCANKSPDAATWVKLDQLLEAMLTNEVSRKASMSQGSALLRVAASVFTEIQSLQDLRQTFLGSKIVSFHHAPIFGLICGLVGFDSETTQRAYMFVTMRDVISAATRLNLIGPLAASVLQHQVAADAERMVQKWKDRGVEEATQTSPLLDALQGCHAYMFSRLFCS is encoded by the coding sequence atggAACGGGTAATGGAATGTGATTACCCGGCTTCAAAGAAGAACAAAGTGGTTCATCCAATGGATTGCGAGATGAAGGAAGAGCCAACCAATGCAGCAAGCATGAATCAGCATTCTCTCTGGAGCCAGTGGCAGCTCCTGGATTCCATCCTCCCAACTGGCGGGTTCGCGCATTCGTATGGCCTTGAGGCCGCAATGCAATCCCGCATGGTGAACAACCCAGAGGAGTTGAGGTCATTTGTTGTCCAGGTCTTGGAGAACACTGGCAGCCTGTTGCTTCCATTTGTGTTCTGCGCTAACAAGTCTCCTGATGCCGCAACGTGGGTGAAGCTCGATCAGTTGCTGGAAGCTATGTTGACGAATGAAGTTAGCAGGAAGGCCTCGATGTCGCAAGGCTCGGCTCTTCTGAGAGTTGCTGCTTCTGTATTCACTGAGATTCAGTCGCTGCAGGATCTTCGACAAACATTCCTTGGTTCCAAGATTGTGTCGTTTCACCATGCACCGATATTTGGGTTGATATGCGGGCTGGTTGGATTCGACAGCGAGACAACGCAGCGTGCCTACATGTTCGTCACAATGAGGGACGTGATCTCTGCTGCGACGAGGCTCAATTTGATCGGGCCGCTAGCTGCTTCGGTTCTGCAGCACCAGGTTGCGGCAGATGCTGAAAGGATGGTGCAAAAGTGGAAGGATCGCGGTGTCGAAGAAGCAACGCAGACATCACCTCTGCTTGATGCGTTGCAGGGTTGCCATGCTTACATGTTCTCTAGGCTGTTTTGCTCCTGA
- the LOC127763202 gene encoding 4-hydroxyphenylpyruvate dioxygenase, with product MPPTPTPTATTGAVSAAAAAGENAGFRLVGHRRFVRANPRSDRFQALAFHHVELWCADAASAAGRFAFALGAPLAARSDLSTGNSAHASLLLRSASVAFLFTAPYGGDHGVGADAATTASIPSFSPGAARRFAADHGLAVRAVALRVADAADAFRASVAAGARPAFQPADLGGGFGLAEVELYGDVVLRFVSHPDGADAPFLPGFEGVSNPGAVDYGLRRFDHVVGNVPELAPVAAYISGFTGFHEFAEFTAEDVGTAESGLNSVVLANNAETVLLPLNEPVHGTKRRSQIQTYLDHHGGPGVQHIALASDDVLGTLREMRARSAMGGFEFLAPPPPNYYDGVRRRAGDVLSEEQINECQELGVLVDRDDQGVLLQIFTKPVGDRPTFFLEMIQRIGCMEKDESGQEYQKGGCGGFGKGNFSELFKSIEEYEKSLEAKQAPTVQGS from the exons atgcCTCCCACTCccacccccaccgccaccaccggcgcaGTCtcggccgctgcggcggcgggggagaacGCGGGGTTCCGCCTCGTCGGGCACCGCCGCTTCGTCCGCGCCAACCCGCGGAGCGACCGGTTCCAGGCGCTCGCGTTCCACCACGTCGAGCTCTGGTGCGCCgacgccgcgtccgccgcgggCCGGTTCGCCTTCGCCCTgggcgcgccgctcgccgccaggTCCGACCTCTCCACGGGGAACTCCGCgcacgcctccctcctcctccgctccgcctccgtcgcGTTCCTCTTCACCGCCCCCTacggcggcgaccacggcgtcggcgcggacgcggccaccaccgcctccatccCTTCCTTCTCCCCGGGCGCCGCGCGGAGGTTCGCCGCGGACCACGGCCTCGCGGTGCGCGCCGTGGCGCTGCGCGTCGCCGACGCGGCCGACGCCTTCCGCGCCAGCGTCGCGGCCGGTGCGCGCCCGGCGTTCCAGCCCgccgacctcggcggcggcttcggcctCGCGGAGGTGGAGCTCTACGGCGACGTCGTGCTCCGCTTCGTCAGCCACCCGGACGGCGCCGACGCGCCCTTCCTCCCGGGTTTCGAGGGCGTGAGCAACCCGGGCGCCGTGGACTACGGCCTCCGCCGGTTCGACCACGTCGTCGGCAACGTGCCGGAGCTCGCTCCGGTAGCCGCGTACATCTCCGGGTTCACCGGGTTCCACGAGTTCGCCGAGTTCACCGCCGAGGACGTGGGCACCGCCGAGAGCGGCCTCAACTCGGTGGTGCTCGCCAACAACGCGGAGACCGTGCTGCTGCCGCTCAACGAGCCGGTGCACGGCACCAAGCGGCGGAGCCAGATACAGACGTACCTGGACCACCACGGCGGCCCGGGGGTGCAGCACATCGCGCTGGCCAGCGACGACGTGCTCGGGACGCTGAGGGAGATGCGGGCGCGCTCCGCCATGGGCGGCTTCGAGttcttggcgccgccgccgcccaactactacgacggcgtgcggcggcgcgccggggacGTGCTCTCGGAGGAGCAGATCAACGAGTGCCAGGAACTCGGGGTGCTCGTGGACAGGGATGACCAGGGGGTGTTGCTCCAGATCTTCACCAAGCCAGTAGGAGACAG GCCAACCTTTTTCTTGGAGATGATACAAAGGATTGGGTGCATGGAAAAGGATGAGAGTGGGCAGGAGTACCAGaagggcggctgcggcgggttTGGGAAGGGCAACTTCTCGGAGCTGTTCAAGTCCATTGAGGAGTATGAGAAATCCCTTGAAGCCAAGCAAGCCCCTACAGTTCAAGGATCCTAG
- the LOC127764296 gene encoding transcription factor HHO5-like, whose translation MGARGRRDRMGSAGGGGGSPPVVVRRYNRSEAPRMRWPEELHRRFVHAVRRLGGCHEATPKRIMQLMGAKGVSISHVKSHLQMYRNSNNSSNVNRRHPVTPQIDWTTTAQQDEQQRRQMSSFSFLATRTVPAAGIGSHSHQRPHRRQALHAGDDDGCELTLSISGGAAEESKDGGSSITDDDDELLIQPPAPNIINDDGSTRHGHRHPFACSTQPPPPAAINLELTISSPCCWLT comes from the exons ATGGgagcgagaggaagaagagatcgaatgggcagcgccggcggcggcggggggtcgccgccggtcgtcgtCCGGCGGTACAACCGGAGCGAGGCGCCGCGGATGCGGTGGCCGGAGGAGCTGCACCGCCGCTTCGTccacgccgtccgccgcctcggcggATGCCACG AGGCAACACCGAAGCGAATTATGCAGCTGATGGGCGCTAAGGGAGTCAGTATATCGCACGTTAAAAGCCATCTTCAG ATGTACAGGAACTCCAACAACAGTAGCAATGTTAACCGTCGTCATCCTGTCACCCCACAAATCGattggacgacgacggcgcagcAGGATGAACAGCAGAGACGACAGATGAGCAGCTTCAGCTTCCTTGCAACAAGAACG GTGCCAGCAGCTGGAATTGGGAGCCATAGCCACCAGAGACCTCACCGGCGGCAAGCGCTGcacgccggagacgacgacggctgcgAGCTGACGCTGTCgatcagcggcggcgccgctgaaGAATCGAAAGACGGTGGCTCGAgcatcaccgacgacgacgacgagcttctGATCCAGCCACCGGCGCCTAACATCATCAACGACGACGGATCAACGCGGCATGGTCATCGTCATCCTTTTGCTTGTTCCacacagccgccgccaccggcggccattAACCTTGAACTGACGATTTCTTCTCCTTGCTGCTGGCTCACCTAG